The Halichoerus grypus chromosome 9, mHalGry1.hap1.1, whole genome shotgun sequence genome has a window encoding:
- the PNISR gene encoding arginine/serine-rich protein PNISR isoform X1 encodes MWDQGGQPWQQWPLNQQQWMQSFQHQQDPSQIDWAALAQAWIAQREASGQQSMVEQPPGMMPNGQDMSTMESGPNNHGNFQGDSNFNRMWQPEWGMHQQPPHPPPDQPWMPPTPGPMDIVPPSEDSNSQDSGEFAPDNRHIFNQNNHNFGGPPDNFAVGPVNQFDYQHGAAFGPPQGGFHPPYWQPGPPGPPAPPQNRRERPSSFRDRQRSPIALPVKQEPPQIDAVKRRTLPAWIREGLEKMEREKQKKLEKERMEQQRSQLSKKEKKATEDAEGGDGPRLPQRSKFDSDEEDEDTENVEAASSGKVTRSPSPVPQEEQSEPEMTEEEKEYQMMLLTKMLLTEILLDVTDEEIYYVAKDAHRKATKAPAKQLAQSSALASLTGLGGLGGYGSGDSEDERSDRGSESSDTDDEELRHRIRQKQEAFWRKEKEQQLLHDKQMEEEKQQTERVTKEMNEFIHKEQNSLSLLEAREADGDVVNEKKRTPNETTSVLEPKKEHKEKEKQGRSRSGSSSSGSSSSNSRTSSTSSTVSSSSYSSSSGSSRTSSRSSSPKRKKRHSRSRSPTVKARRSRSRSYSRRIKIESNRARVKIRDRRRSNRNSIERERRRNRSPSRERRRSRSRSRDRRTNRSSRSRSRDRRKIDDQRGNLSGSSHKHKGEAKEQERKKERSRSIDKDRKKKDKEREREQDKRKEKQKREEKDFKFSSQDDRLKRKRESERTFSRSGSISVKIIRHDSRQDSKKSTTKDSKKHSGSDSSGRSSSESPGSSKEKKAKKPKHSRSRSMEKSQRSGKKASRKHKSKSRSRSTTPPRRKR; translated from the exons aTGTGGGATCAAGGAGGACAGCCTTGGCAGCAATGGCCCTTGAACCAGCAACAGTGGATGCAGTCATTCCAGCACCAGCAGGATCCAA GCCAGATTGACTGGGCTGCATTGGCTCAAGCTTGGATTGCCCAAAGAGAAGCTTCAGGGCAGCAAAGTATGGTAGAACAGCCACCAGGAATGATGCCAAATGGACAAGATATGTCTACAATGGAATCTGGTCCAAACAATCATGGGAATTTTCAAGGGGATTCAAACTTTAACAGAATGTGGCAACCAG AATGGGGAATGCATCAGcagcccccacacccccctccagATCAGCCATGGATGCCACCAACACCAGGCCCAATGGACATTGTTCCTCCTTCCGAAGACAGCAACAGTCAGGACAGTGGGGAATTTGCCCCTGACAACAGGCATATATTTAACCAGAACAATCACAACTTTGGTGGACCACCCGATAATTTTGCAGTGGGGCCAGTGAACCAGTTTGACTATCAG CATGGGGCTGCTTTTGGTCCACCGCAAGGTGGATTTCATCCTCCTTATTGGCAACCAGGACCTCCAGGACCTCCAGCACCTCCCCAGAATCGAAGAGAAAGGCCGTCATCATTCAGGGATCGGCAGAGATCACCTATTGCACTTCCTGTGAAGCAGGAGCCTCCACAAATtg ATGCAGTAAAACGCAGGACTCTTCCAGCTTGGATTCGAGAAGGTCTTGAAAAAATGGAACGCGAAAAGCAGAAGaagttggagaaagaaagaatggagcaACAACGTTCACAAttgtccaaaaaagaaaagaaggccaCAGAAGATGCTGAAGGAGGAGATGGCCCTCGTTTACCTCAGAGAAGTAAATTT GATAGTGATGAGGAAGATGAAGACACTGAAAATGTTGAGGCTGCTAGTAGTGGAAAAGTCACCAGAAGTCCATCTCCAGTTCCTCAAGAAGAGCAAAGTGAACCAGAGATgactgaagaagagaaagagtatCAAATG ATGTTGCTGACAAAAATGCTTCTGACCGAAATTCTACTAGatgtcacagatgaagaaatttatTATGTAGCCAAAGATGCACACCGGAAAGCAACGAAAG CTCCTGCAAAACAGCTGGCACAGTCCAGTGCACTGGCTTCCCTCACTGGACTCG GTGGACTGGGTGGTTATGGATCAGGAGACAGTGAAGATGAGAGGAGTGACAGAGGCTCTGAGTCATCTGACACTGATGATGAGGAATTACGGCACCGAATCCGGCAAAAACAGGAAGctttttggagaaaagaaaaagaacagcagcTATTACATGATAAACAGATGGAAG aagaAAAGCAACAAACAGAAAGGGTTACAAAAGAGATGAATGAATTTATCCATAAAGAGCAAAATAGTTTATCACTACTAGAAGCAAGAGAAGCAGACGGTGATGTggttaatgaaaagaaaagaactccAAATGAAACTACGTCAGTTTTAGAACCAAAAAAAGagcataaagaaaaagagaaacaaggaagGAGTAGATCAGGAAGTTCTAGTAGTGGTAGTTCCAGTAGCAATAGCAGAACTAGTAGTACTAGTAGTACTGTCTCTAGCTCTTCATACAGTTCTAGCTCAGGTAGTAGTCGTACTTCTTCTCGATCTTCTtctcctaaaaggaaaaaaagacatagtaGGAGTAGATCTCCAACAGTTAAAGCTAGACGGAGTAGAAGTAGAAGTTACTCTCGCAGAATTAAAATAGAGAGCAATAGGGCTAGAGTAAAGATTAGAGATAGGAGGAGATCTAATAGAAATAGCATTGAAAGAGAAAGACGAAGAAATCGGAGTCCTTCTCGAGAGAGACGTAGAAGTAGAAGTCGCTCAAGAGATAGGCGAACCAATCGGTCCAGTCGCAGTAGGAGTCGAGATAGGCGTAAAATTGATGATCAACGTGGAAATCTTAGTGGGAGCAGTCATAAGCATAAAGGTGAGGctaaagaacaagagagaaaaaaggagaggagccGAAGTATAGATAAagataggaaaaagaaagacaaagaaagggaaCGTgaacaagataaaagaaaagagaaacaaaaaagggaagaaaaagattttaagttcAGTAGTCAGGATGATAGGTTAAAAAGGAAACGAGAAAGTGAAAGAACATTCTCTAGGAGTGGTTCTATATCTGTTAAAATTATCAGACATGATTCTAGACAGGATAGTAAGAAAAGTACTACCAAAGATAGCAAAAAACATTCAGGCTCTGATTCTAGTGGAAGGAGCAGTTCTGAATCTCCAGGAAGTAGCAAAGAAAAGAAGGCTAAGAAGCCTAAACATAGTCGATCGCGATCCATGGAGAAATCTCAAAGGTCTGGTAAGAAGGCAAGCCGCAAACACAAGTCTAAGTCCCGATCAAG atcaacAACCCCTCCCCGTCGTAAACGCTGA
- the PNISR gene encoding arginine/serine-rich protein PNISR isoform X2: MWDQGGQPWQQWPLNQQQWMQSFQHQQDPSQIDWAALAQAWIAQREASGQQSMVEQPPGMMPNGQDMSTMESGPNNHGNFQGDSNFNRMWQPG, from the exons aTGTGGGATCAAGGAGGACAGCCTTGGCAGCAATGGCCCTTGAACCAGCAACAGTGGATGCAGTCATTCCAGCACCAGCAGGATCCAA GCCAGATTGACTGGGCTGCATTGGCTCAAGCTTGGATTGCCCAAAGAGAAGCTTCAGGGCAGCAAAGTATGGTAGAACAGCCACCAGGAATGATGCCAAATGGACAAGATATGTCTACAATGGAATCTGGTCCAAACAATCATGGGAATTTTCAAGGGGATTCAAACTTTAACAGAATGTGGCAACCAG GCTGA